The genomic window AAATTATCGGTATTGACTTAGGTACAACAAACTCAGCAGTAGCAGTTCTTGAAGGAACTGAAAGCAAAATCATCGCAAACCCAGAAGGAAACCGCACAACTCCATCTGTAGTATCATTCAAAAATGGAGAAATCATCGTTGGTGATGCCGCAAAACGTCAAGCAGTTACAAACCCAGATACAGTTATCTCTATCAAATCTAAAATGGGAACTTCTGAAAAAGTTTCTGCTAACGGAAAAGAATACACTCCACAAGAAATCTCAGCTATGATCCTTCAATACTTGAAAGGTTATGCGGAAGAATATCTTGGTGAAAAAGTAACCAAAGCAGTTATCACAGTTCCAGCCTACTTTAACGACGCTCAACGTCAAGCAACAAAAGACGCTGGTAAAATCGCTGGTCTTGAAGTAGAACGTATCGTCAACGAACCAACTGCAGCAGCCCTTGCTTACGGTTTGGACAAGACTGACAAAGAAGAAAAAATCTTGGTATTCGACCTTGGTGGAGGTACATTCGACGTATCTATCCTTGAATTGGGTGATGGTGTCTTCGATGTATTGTCAACTGCAGGGGACAACAAACTCGGTGGTGACGACTTTGACCAAAAAATCATCGATCACTTGGTAGCAGAATTCAAGAAAGAAAACGGTATTGACTTGTCTACTGACAAGATGGCAATGCAACGTTTGAAAGATGCGGCTGAAAAAGCTAAGAAAGATCTTTCTGGTGTAACTTCAACACAAATCAGCTTGCCATTCATCACTGCAGGTGAGGCTGGACCTCTTCACTTGGAAATGACTTTGACTCGTGCGAAATTTGATGATTTGACTCGTGACCTTGTAGAACGTACAAAAGTTCCAGTTCGTCAAGCCCTTTCAGATGCAGGTTTGAGCTTGTCAGAAATCGATGAAGTCATCCTTGTTGGTGGTTCTACTCGTATCCCAGCTGTTGTTGAAGCTGTTAAGGCTGAAACTGGGAAAGAACCAAACAAATCAGTAAACCCTGATGAAGTTGTTGCCATGGGTGCTGCGATTCAAGGTGGTGTGATCACTGGTGATGTCAAAGACGTTGTCCTTCTTGACGTAACACCATTGTCACTTGGTATCGAAACAATGGGTGGTGTCTTCACAAAACTCATCGACCGCAACACTACAATCCCAACATCTAAATCACAAGTCTTCTCAACAGCAGCAGACAACCAACCAGCCGTTGATATTCACGTTCTTCAAGGTGAACGCCCAATGGCAGCAGATAACAAGACTCTTGGACGTTTCCAATTGACAGATATCCCAGCTGCACCTCGTGGAATTCCTCAAATCGAAGTAACTTTCGACATCGACAAGAACGGTATCGTATCTGTTAAAGCCAAAGACCTTGGAACTCAAAAAGAACAAACTATTGTCATCCAATCAAACTCAGGTTTGACTGATGAAGAAATCGACCGCATGATGAAAGATGCAGAAGCAAACGCTGAAGCAGATAAGAAACGTAAAGAAGAAGTAGACCTTCGTAACGAAGTAGACCAAGCAATCTTTGCGACTGAAAAGACAATCAAGGAAACTGAAGGAAAAGGCTTCGATGCAGAACGTGATGCTGCCCAAGCTGCCCTTGATGACCTTAAGAAAGCGCAAGAAGACAACAACTTGGACGAAATGAAAGCAAAACTTGAAGCATTGAACGAAAAAGCTCAAGGACTTGCAGTTAAACTCTACGAACAAGCCGCAGCAGCGCAACAAGCTCAAGCAGGAGCAGAAGGCGCACAAGCAACAGGAAACGCAGGTGATGACGTCGTAGACGGAGAGTTTACGGAGAAATAGGCGGTAAGACAGAACTAAAAATTGAAAGTTTTTAGTTCGTAGTCGAACCCCCGCGAGGATGATTAGGGTTTTTGGGAGTCTGAAAGACGAACCTAAAATCCAATCAGCTACCGCGTCAAAAGTTGTTTTGAAAATTAGATGAGGCGGATAGGTCTTTGTTTTAGCCTCGGTCTGATGTTATAAGTATAGGAAGAAATCCAGAGGTTGCAACCCAGCCTCTGTTTTTCGGTAAAAAGGGGCTAAACCCAATTTATTTGAGTTTTTATTATCAATATGAAAGAAAGGAATTGAACCCGACCTAGATTGAGGTTTTGTTCCGCAATATTAACAGAAAGGAATAAGGGTGTTCGAGTAACTGAACACGGGCTACGGACTATGCCAAAAAGATAGTTTTTTCTAGGACGTAAGCGTCCGTCGTCAAAACTTCTATTTTGGCTGTGTCCGTTTGACGCCCTTTGTATCTTGAATTATGAACAATACTGAATTTTATGATCGTCTGGGGGTGTCAAAAAACGCTTCGGCAGACGAGATCAAAAAAGCTTATCGTAAGCTTTCGAAAAAATATCACCCAGATATCAACAAGGAGCCTGGTGCTGAGGAAAAGTACAAGGAAGTTCAAGAAGCCTATGAGACTTTGAGTGACGACCAAAAACGGGCTGCCTATGACCAATATGGTGCGGCTGGAGCCAATGGTGGCTTTGGTGGTGCTGGTGGCTTTGGCGGATTTGACGGAGCAGGTGGCTTCGGTGGTTTTGAAGATATCTTCTCAAGTTTTTTCGGAGGAGGCGGAGCTTCGCGCAACCCAAACGCTCCTCGTCAAGGGGATGACCTCCAGTATCGTGTGAATTTGACCTTTGAAGAAGCTATTTTTGGAACAGAAAAGGAAGTTAAATACAATCGTGAAGCCAGCTGTCGTACATGTAACGGATCTGGTGCTAAGCCAGGGACAAGTCCAGTCACTTGTGGACGCTGTCATGGCGCTGGTGTTATTAACGTCGACACGCAGACTCCTCTTGGTATGATGCGCCGCCAAGTAACCTGTGATGTCTGTCATGGTCGTGGAAAAGAAATCAAAGATCCATGTACAACTTGTCATGGAACAGGTCATGAAAAACAAGCTCATAGCGTACATGTGAAAATTCCTGCTGGTGTGGAAACTGGTCAACAAATTCGTCTAGCTGGTCAAGGTGAAGCAGGCTTTAACGGTGGGCCTTATGGTGACTTGTATG from Streptococcus oralis includes these protein-coding regions:
- the dnaK gene encoding molecular chaperone DnaK; translation: MSKIIGIDLGTTNSAVAVLEGTESKIIANPEGNRTTPSVVSFKNGEIIVGDAAKRQAVTNPDTVISIKSKMGTSEKVSANGKEYTPQEISAMILQYLKGYAEEYLGEKVTKAVITVPAYFNDAQRQATKDAGKIAGLEVERIVNEPTAAALAYGLDKTDKEEKILVFDLGGGTFDVSILELGDGVFDVLSTAGDNKLGGDDFDQKIIDHLVAEFKKENGIDLSTDKMAMQRLKDAAEKAKKDLSGVTSTQISLPFITAGEAGPLHLEMTLTRAKFDDLTRDLVERTKVPVRQALSDAGLSLSEIDEVILVGGSTRIPAVVEAVKAETGKEPNKSVNPDEVVAMGAAIQGGVITGDVKDVVLLDVTPLSLGIETMGGVFTKLIDRNTTIPTSKSQVFSTAADNQPAVDIHVLQGERPMAADNKTLGRFQLTDIPAAPRGIPQIEVTFDIDKNGIVSVKAKDLGTQKEQTIVIQSNSGLTDEEIDRMMKDAEANAEADKKRKEEVDLRNEVDQAIFATEKTIKETEGKGFDAERDAAQAALDDLKKAQEDNNLDEMKAKLEALNEKAQGLAVKLYEQAAAAQQAQAGAEGAQATGNAGDDVVDGEFTEK
- the dnaJ gene encoding molecular chaperone DnaJ, whose product is MNNTEFYDRLGVSKNASADEIKKAYRKLSKKYHPDINKEPGAEEKYKEVQEAYETLSDDQKRAAYDQYGAAGANGGFGGAGGFGGFDGAGGFGGFEDIFSSFFGGGGASRNPNAPRQGDDLQYRVNLTFEEAIFGTEKEVKYNREASCRTCNGSGAKPGTSPVTCGRCHGAGVINVDTQTPLGMMRRQVTCDVCHGRGKEIKDPCTTCHGTGHEKQAHSVHVKIPAGVETGQQIRLAGQGEAGFNGGPYGDLYVVVSVEASDKFEREGTTIFYKLNLNIVQATLGDTVEIPTVHGDVELVIPEGTQTGKKFRLRGKGAPSLRGGAVGDQYVTVNVVTPTGLNDRQKAALKEFAAAGDLKVNPKKKGFFDHIKDAFEGE